From a single Silene latifolia isolate original U9 population chromosome 6, ASM4854445v1, whole genome shotgun sequence genomic region:
- the LOC141585804 gene encoding uncharacterized protein LOC141585804 gives MAGARLNWIVQLHKDVPKAVEFYRNGLDFTLHLSSLRWAHLQSGPLHLALLQPSCDAAMQKGYSSLLSFTVPDLHGTVRKLMTLGAELDGPIKNEVHGKVAAMRCLDGHLIGLYEPF, from the exons ATGGCGGGCGCAAGGTTGAATTGGATAGTGCAACTTCACAAAGACGTTCCAAAAGCTGTGGAATTCTATAGAAATGGTTTAGATTTCACTCTTCATCTTTCCTCTCTTCGTTGGGCCCACCTTCAATCCGGTCCTCTTCATCTCGCCCTTCTCCAACCCTCCTG TGATGCAGCTATGCAGAAAGGATACTCTTCACTCTTGTCATTTACGGTCCCTGACCTTCATGGCACAGTTAGAAAATTAATGACCTTAGGAGCGGAGCTGGATGGGCCAATCAAGAACGAAGTCCATGGAAAG GTTGCAGCAATGAGATGCTTGGATGGTCACCTTATCGGCCTTTATGAACCTTTTTGA
- the LOC141587375 gene encoding BTB/POZ domain-containing protein POB1-like, with product MKQLGMELVKSTENSVAKSDYDQSSISEPDFAFAFDDSNFSDRILRVEIIPDLTDSKSNGEDCSTIADWARNRKRRREDFRKENGGYIFVQSSDQLSNYSLADSDDVAYETLDGDAVAMIEESPLMDGNEAVQDNESPLKIDSPAVLRVRTVHISSPILAAKSPFFYKLFSNGMRESDQRQVTLRIHASEEAALMDLLNFIYSGTLQTNTPTGVLDVLMAADKFEVASCMRYCSHMLRKFTMTSESALLYLDLPSSVLMAEAVKPLTDEAKKFLALRFKDMAKYHEEVMNLPLAGIEAVLCSDQLQVASEDAVYDFAVKWARTHYPDLEQRREVLGTRLCKLIRFPYMTCRKLKKVLTCNDIETDLASRLVMEALFFKAEPPYRQRALLADVANTSTNVNFCRYIERAYKYRPVKVVEFETPRQQCVVYLDLKKEECQNLHPSGRVYSQAFHLGGQGFFLSAHCNMDQQSSFHCFGLFLGMQEKGSVTFTVEYEFGARQKTSDDYMSRYRGNYTFMGGKAVGYRNLFGVPWTSFMADDSPFFVNDVLHLRAELTIKQ from the exons ATGAAACAATTAGGCATGGAATTAGTTAAATCGACAGAAAATAGCGTCGCAAAAAGTGACTATGATCAATCGTCGATCTCTGAGCCGGATTTTGCTTTCGCTTTTGATGACAGTAATTTCTCCGATCGAATTTTGAGGGTTGAGATTATTCCTGATTTAACGGATAGTAAATCGAACGGTGAAGACTGTAGTACGATTGCTGATTGGGCTAGAAATCGAAAGCGTAGGCGAGAAGATTTCAGAAAAGAGAATG GTGGCTATATCTTTGTACAATCCAGTGACCAACTCTCAAACTATAGCTTGGCAGACTCTGATGACGTTGCGTATGAGACTCTAGACGGGGATGCAGTTGCCATGATTGAAGAGTCACCGCTGATGGACG GCAACGAGGCTGTACAAGACAATGAATCTCCATTGAAAATTGATTCTCCTGCTGTCCTAAGAGTCAGGACTGTCCACATAAGCTCTCCAATATTAGCTGCTAAGAGCCCTTTTTTTTACAAG CTATTTTCAAATGGGATGCGAGAGTCTGATCAGCGGCAAGTCACTTTGCGTATCCATGCCTCAG AGGAAGCTGCCCTCATGGATCTTCTTAATTTTATATACAGTGGAACTTTGCAAACAAACACACCAACTGGTGTTTTAGATGTGCTCATGGCTGCTGACAAATTCGAGGTTGCCTCGTGCATGAGATATTGCAGCCATATGTTACGGAAATTCACCATGACTTCCGAGTCTGCTTTGTTGTACTTGGATCTTCCTTCAAGTGTCCTGATGGCTGAAGCAGTAAAGCCATTAACAGATGAAGCCAAGAAGTTTCTTGCTCTAAGGTTCAAGGACATGGCTAA ATATCATGAAGAGGTGATGAATCTTCCTCTTGCGGGAATTGAGGCAGTATTATGCAGTGATCAGCTCCAGGTTGCTTCAGAAGATGCAGTATATGATTTTGCTGTCAAGTGGGCTAGGACCCATTACCCCGACTTGGAGCAGCGCCGAGAAGTTCTCGGCACTCGCCTATGCAAACTTATCCGTTTCCCTTACATGACATGTAGGAAATTAAAGAAAGTCCTAACTTGCAATGATATAGAAACCGACCTTGCCTCCAGGTTAGTAATGgaagcacttttcttcaaggcgGAGCCACCTTACCGTCAACGGGCCTTGCTTGCTGACGTCGCCAACACAAGCACCAATGTCAACTTCTGCCGTTATATCGAGCGGGCGTACAAGTACCGTCCCGTGAAGGTGGTAGAGTTTGAAACACCACGTCAGCAGTGCGTCGTGTACTTGGATCTAAAGAAAGAAGAATGTCAGAATCTGCACCCATCAGGCCGCGTATACTCGCAGGCTTTCCACCTTGGCGGTCAGGGCTTCTTCCTCTCAGCCCACTGCAATATGGACCAACAAAGCTCTTTCCATTGCTTTGGGCTTTTCTTGGGGATGCAAGAAAAGGGTTCCGTTACGTTTACTGTGGAATATGAATTTGGGGCGCGGCAGAAGACATCAGACGATTATATGAGCCGATATCGAGGAAACTATACTTTCATGGGCGGAAAGGCAGTCGGGTACCGAAACTTGTTTGGAGTTCCATGGACCTCGTTCATGGCAGATGATAGCCCCTTTTTCGTCAATGATGTATTGCATCTTAGGGCCGAACTCACTATTAAGCAGTAG